One Halictus rubicundus isolate RS-2024b chromosome 10, iyHalRubi1_principal, whole genome shotgun sequence genomic window carries:
- the LOC143358345 gene encoding single-strand DNA endonuclease ASTE1-like: MGIWGLTEFIEDSSYLEDFELQDTDLVIDGSNLCYHLLEYAHCNSVFGGDYDKFEQTVSDFFDHLRECNVKPLVLLHGGTCKSKIPVYLARQKHHIDEAFNASPENEEKGLIVPPLLLKFVFTQVLKTKDIPHAQCLMEADNSIAAVAKALNCPVLSKASYFYLYGVLYIPIDTFIHNAMNHLNDKRKTIPCKIYRLERLLNSFEGLNQHTLSLIFILMSNDNREVQQMVRSTVSLITEENETKYQGVPRGKEYVAKTLRWLCKYTLEDAITEIIKEVPNPMRLELLKIIETTINKYTNPFAEAFTHLSIPEECFASPTNELYRYKGNIETLPFKRVHKEENFRVVKQRQNYIMKMTNKLLKETQLDNDSVIDKLPQWFKYEYSMSNFPGTFVMMIQYHCHIFRTLVEDFSQPPSCVVAVQIFKIIFGLLTWVTENERKQCILNHVIRNRKSFVVDTLIGTTTVPLSDLRELSLTDRKAILDATLGIKNVQFIDELLPQWQLYIACLQYWKAHQISICDNCHIYSILTSMIYKLMVSKIGYYNSLSSFEQSNNNIIKFLENKRDKSDIKLEYSTNVTVAQACKEINSLDCLLAAPFFISHSQVKPDLSYGVQFNRDILHAFAQFQFSLAACIDLNALLGCPYNEPNIAMLYNGTLLYNLCVNFRVCDNMETYKNNIFKNSPSLLRAFNVLFKFLEK; this comes from the coding sequence ATGGGTATTTGGGGTTTAACAGAGTTCATAGAAGATTCATCTTATTTGGAAGACTTTGAGTTGCAGGATACAGATTTGGTAATCGATGGTAGTAACTTATGTTATCATTTACTTGAGTACGCACATTGTAATTCCGTGTTCGGTGGCGATTACGATAAGTTTGAACAAACTGTATCGGATTTCTTTGATCACTTGCGAGAATGCAATGTGAAACCACTGGTTTTATTACATGGTGGTACTTGCAAATCAAAAATTCCTGTCTATTTGGCAAGACAGAAACACCATATTGATGAAGCATTCAATGCGTCGCCTGAAAATGAGGAGAAGGGTCTCATTGTGCCGCCATTGTTACTCAAATTTGTTTTCACACAAGTTTTGAAAACGAAGGATATTCCTCACGCACAGTGCCTAATGGAAGCTGATAACAGTATAGCTGCGGTGGCAAAAGCATTAAATTGTCCTGTACTCTCTAAAGCTTCCTACTTTTACTTGTATGGAGTATTGTACATACCTATTGATACATTCATTCATAATGCAATGAACCATTTGAATGACAAAAGAAAAACGATACCCTGTAAAATTTATAGACTTGAACGCCTTCTAAATAGTTTTGAAGGATTAAACCAACATACATTGTCATTAATTTTCATATTAATGTCAAATGATAATAGGGAAGTACAACAAATGGTTAGAAGTACTGTTTCATTGATAACAGAAGAGAATGAAACCAAGTACCAAGGGGTACCTCGAGGAAAGGAGTATGTAGCAAAGACATTGCGTTGGTTGTGTAAATATACATTAGAGGATGCCatcactgaaattataaaagaaGTACCTAATCCAATGAGATTAGAACTTTTAAAGATAATAGAAACAACTATAAATAAATACACGAATCCATTTGCTGAAGCGTTTACTCACTTGAGTATCCCAGAAGAATGCTTCGCAAGTCCTACAAATGAACTTTATAGATATAAAGGAAATATTGAAACTTTACCATTCAAAAGAGTGCATAAGGAAGAAAATTTTAGAGTAGTTAAGCAGAGACAAAATTATATAATGAAAATGACTAATAAGCTTCTGAAGGAAACACAACTTGACAACGATTCAGTGATCGATAAATTACCTCAATGGTTTAAATATGAATATTCGATGTCTAATTTTCCAGGGACCTTTGTGATGATGATACAATACCATTGTCATATCTTTCGAACACTAGTGGAAGATTTTAGTCAGCCTCCTAGCTGTGTAGTAGCGGTACAAATTTTTAAGATTATATTTGGACTTTTAACGTGGGTaacagaaaatgaaagaaaacaaTGCATATTGAATCACGTAATTAGAAACAGAAAGAGTTTTGTAGTGGATACTTTAATTGGGACCACAACTGTACCGCTATCAGACCTTAGAGAACTTTCACTTACTGATCGCAAAGCGATTTTGGATGCTACATTAGGAAttaaaaatgtacaatttaTTGATGAACTTTTACCTCAATGGCAGTTGTATATTGCTTGTTTGCAGTACTGGAAAGCTCACCAAATCAGTATATGTGATAACTGTCATATATATTCAATACTTACTTCCATGATATACAAACTGATGGTCTCAAAAATTGGGTACTACAATTCTTTAAGTAGCTTCGAACAATCAAacaataatataattaaattctTAGAGAATAAAAGAGACAAAAGTGATATCAAACTGGAGTACTCTACGAATGTTACAGTTGCTCAGGCTTGTAAGGAAATCAACTCATTAGATTGTCTTCTGGCAGCTCCATTTTTTATTTCCCATTCTCAAGTAAAACCAGATTTATCATATGGTGTTCAATTTAATAGAGACATTTTACATGCATTTGCGCAATTTCAGTTTTCATTGGCCGCTTGTATAGATTTAAATGCTCTTCTTGGTTGCCCTTACAACGAACCTAACATAGCCATGTTGTATAATGGTACGTTATTGTACAATCTGTGTGTCAATTTTCGAGTATGCGACAACATGGAAACATacaaaaacaatattttcaaaaattctccgTCTCTCTTAAGAGCGTTtaatgtattgtttaaatttcttgaaaaatag
- the LOC143357634 gene encoding organic cation transporter protein, with protein sequence MTAFIGGISTAYVYCFWQFCVCRFIVGLAYDNIFVMAYILVLEYVGPKWRTFTANVAYGIFFTLGGVSLPWIAYGVSNWRMFSIITSVPLAFSILTYFLLPESVRWLISQGRIERAVGIIRKIEKTNKRTIPDNVFREFLDDCEITADKLASEEHSILDLLRTKRLRKITLLMTLTWGIIQMSYDGHIRCLDILGIDIFTTFTMASATELPAVLVVTYTLDVVGRRWTLVSAVVFSGLCSLIAATFSVGVSYASFAMCSRFFINIASNTAMQYAAELLPTVVRGEGVAFIHVMGYVTSIVSPFIAYSNRLFHNLPMIILGISTLLAALLCVFLPETLMEQLPQTLEDGEVFGIDQKFWDNPFVRKKRSHPEGHHVHAKRPTLRPDVLRSSMISGRLGYKRRRQTASTIHILRRFHSWRESPKAEPNEDKRGGSSLITIKDETP encoded by the exons ATGACGGCATTTATCGGAGGTATCAGCACCGCCTATGTCTACTGTTTCTGGCAGTTTTGCGTCTGCAGGTTTATCGTCGGACTGGCCTACGACAACATATTCGTGATGGCCTACATACTCGTGCTGGAGTACGTCGGCCCGAAATGGCGGACGTTCACCGCGAACGTGGCCTACGGTATATTCTTCACCCTGGGCGGTGTCTCTTTGCCATGGATAGCATATGGAGTATCTAATTGGAGGATGTTTTCCATCATCACGTCCGTGCCGTTAGCCTTCTCCATTTTAACGTACTTTCTGCTTCCTGAGAGCGTCAG GTGGCTGATAAGCCAGGGGCGGATCGAGAGGGCAGTCGGTATCATCAGGAAGATCGAGAAAACGAATAAGAGGACGATACCAGACAATGTATTTCGGGAATTCTTGGACGACTGCGAGATAACGGCGGACAAACTAGCCTCAGAGGAGCACTCGATCCTAGATTTGCTGAGGACGAAGCGTCTCAG AAAGATCACGTTGCTGATGACATTAACCTGGGGCATCATCCAGATGTCCTACGACGGCCACATCAGGTGCCTGGACATCCTGGGCATAGACATCTTCACAACCTTCACGATGGCCTCGGCAACTGAGCTGCCAGCCGTGCTGGTGGTCACCTACACCCTGGACGTTGTCGGCAGAAGATGGACTCTGGTCTCCGCAGTGGTCTTCTCAGGATTGTGTAGTCTCATTGCAGCTACCTTTTCTGTGGGTGTCAGTTACGCGTCGTTCGCGATGTGCAGCCGATTCTTCATCAACATCGCGTCGAACACCGCCatgcagtatgctgctgaactGTTGCCGACCGTGGTCAGAGGGGAGGGTGTCGCTTTTATACACGTCATGGGATACGTCACCTCCATCGTCAGCCCTTTCATCGCCTACTCCAACAGGTTGTTCCACAACCTACCGATGATCATTCTCGGGATCTCGACTCTACTAGCTGCGCTACTCTGCGTCTTCTTGCCTGAAACGCTGATGGAACAGCTGCCCCAGACTTTGGAG GACGGGGAGGTCTTCGGGATAGATCAGAAGTTCTGGGACAATCCGTTCGTCAGAAAGAAGCGCTCGCATCCGGAAGGACACCACGTGCATGCGAAACGTCCGACCTTGAGGCCCGATGTGTTGCGCAGCAGCATGATCTCCGGCCGACTAGGCTACaagagaagaagacagacggcGAGTACCATCCACATTTTGAGACGTTTTCATTCCTGGCGCGA ATCGCCGAAGGCCGAACCAAACGAAGATAAACGCGGCGGCTCCTCGCTCATTACCATCAAAGATGAAACACCCTGA